One genomic region from Drosophila subpulchrella strain 33 F10 #4 breed RU33 chromosome 2R, RU_Dsub_v1.1 Primary Assembly, whole genome shotgun sequence encodes:
- the LOC119550088 gene encoding aquaporin-2, producing MIWDFFTFIRGASEFSATALLMLFGCMGDSMNQGDGNKSLVASVHYGLAVMVVMHVFGFVSGAHANPCISISCYFMGYIASDLMMMYVVCQMAGGFAGYFLLLQLLPKEVVDASKPAVCLVEPMASLTTNQIISIECLLTAVFVLGWCALWDVRNGRFLDSVTVRMGLLVIACSFAGGQLTGASMNPAKTLVPAIFQGNPDSVVMQLTGQILAAIMVPFIWNNAFTPRYRPLEIPICTGLN from the exons ATGATTTGGGACTTCTTTACATTTATACGTGGTGCCAGTGAGTTTAGTGCCACCGCTTTGCTGATGCTCTTTGGTTGCATGGGTGATTCGATGAACCAGGGTGACGGGAACAAAAGTTTGGTGGCCAG TGTTCACTACGGACTGGCTGTGATGGTGGTGATGCACGTGTTTGGCTTCGTTTCGGGAGCCCATGCAAATCCCTGCATCTCGATCTCGTGCTACTTCATGGGCTATATAGCCTCGGATTTGATGATGATGTATGTGGTCTGTCAGATGGCTGGTGGATTTGCTGGCTACTTCCTTCTGCTCCAACTGTTACCCAAAGAAGTGGTGGATGCCAGCAAGCCGGCCGTTTGTCTGGTGGAACCGATGGCCAGTCTGACCACCAACCAGATTATCAGCATCGAGTGCCTGCTGACCGCGGTCTTCGTGCTCGGATGGTGTGCCCTGTGGGATGTGCGAAATGGACGATTCCTGGACTCGGTCACCGTTCGAATGGGTCTCCTCGTGATCGCCTGCAGTTTTGCAGGG GGCCAATTAACTGGAGCCTCAATGAACCCAGCCAAGACTCTAGTGCCTGCCATCTTTCAAGGCAACCCGGACTCTGTTGTAATGCAGCTAACTGGCCAGATCTTGGCCGCCATCATGGTCCCCTTTATCTGGAATAACGCGTTTACGCCACGTTATAGGCCCCTGGAAATACCCATTTGCACAGGTCTTAACTAG
- the LOC119550830 gene encoding uncharacterized protein LOC119550830: MNINPLIRTILNHFRGCTIRSYLVVLPDHGRIEKQLKLEELITERGVLDMRSLELSLQQKRVEANLTDLTRCIRGMEFDLKVNSGLEKKENKQPRGTSHNSPPSDKKSPKVGGFSE, translated from the exons ATGAATATAAATCCATTAATCCGTACCATATTGAACCACTTCCGAGGTTGCACTATTAG gagCTATCTGGTTGTCCTGCCCGATCACGGTCGTATAGAGAAACAGCTTAAACTGGAGGAGCTGATAACG GAACGTGGAGTTTTGGATATGCGATCTCTTGAGCTCTCACTTCAGCAAAAGCGCGTTGAGGCCAATCTAACCGATCTGACACGTTGCATAAGGGGCATGGAGTTTGATTTGAAGGTGAATTCCGGTCTGgagaaaaaggaaaacaaacagCCACGTGGTACCTCGCATAATTCCCCGCCAAGCGATAAGAAATCACCCAAAGTCGGTGGTTTTAGCGAATAG
- the LOC119550832 gene encoding uncharacterized protein LOC119550832 isoform X1 has product MELASGAVNKQYPATDLEAFIKIAANWQNSNHNLLEGVDLKTEMTQYMNSPSMNMYKKRERTQNWNHQEKKYLLDLCRKDMRIIENKRLDAGLTAVKNKAWKIIHQKFSNQFGTDRTCNRLKEQWRRMKACTRNEILDYNNRLARFGAEVADRKKPSPFTFEVWDFMQEAKKACKSEALDGIDYSKIPLALEEGFEYRDDYKFNADEHDMDDSRTPPQELCDVDIKEEENNETFNETYNTHHLNQSDIHGGGERLSVSPNHSISRNGIHEAESPATLSAAGALDASGAFLPGGADMSGFQANFNMNNISATLEALNALRSGQFPSAAAAAAAAIQQHQAQAQVAMHHQHNTNNNNNEDDEDGMKPLAKRQRTSSGSLLGSEDQPANLTASVPASVECQALERSGSSNNGVAIAGTAASSSVNGSSQSNFELRMFMDMQNKEHMMRMKILEVQLQAAKHSRDLVEINKTLALQKLQELASKRLPS; this is encoded by the exons gtCAACAAACAGTATCCGGCCACCGATCTGGAGGCTTTTATAAAGATCGCAGCCAACTGGCAAAATTCCAACCACAACTTGCTGGAGGGCGTCGACTTGAAGACGG AAATGACACAGTACATGAACAGCCCCTCGATGAACATGTATAAGAAGAGGGAACGCACCCAGAACTGGAACCACCAGGAGAAGAAATACCTGCTCGATCTGTGCCGCAAGGATATGCGCATTATCGAGAACAAAAGATTGGATGCCGGTCTTACGGCTGTGAAGAACAAGGCCTGGAAGATCATACACCAGAAGTTCTCCAATCAATTTGGCACCGATCGCACCTGCAATCGCCTCAAGGAACAATGGCGACGCATGAAAG CCTGCACTCGCAATGAGATTCTGGACTACAACAATCGCTTGGCCAGGTTCGGAGCCGAGGTGGCTGATCGCAAGAAGCCATCGCCATTCACCTTCGAGGTGTGGGATTTCATGCAGGAGGCCAAGAAGGCTTGCAAATCGGAGGCCCTGGATGGCATCGACTACTCCAAAATACCGCTGGCCTTGGAGGAGGGTTTTGAGTATCGCGATGACTACAAATTCAATGCCGATGAGCACGATATGGATGA CAGCCGCACACCGCCGCAGGAGCTGTGCGACGTGGACATCAAGGAGGAGGAGAACAACGAGACCTTCAACGAGACCTACAACACTCACCATCTCAACCAGAGCGACATCCATGGCGGTGGCGAGCGCCTGAGTGTGTCGCCCAATCACAGCATCAGTCGCAATGGGATCCATGAGGCCGAGAGTCCTGCCACACTTTCCGCAGCCGGTGCGTTGGATGCGAGCGGTGCCTTCCTGCCCGGAGGAGCCGACATGTCCGGCTTCCAGGCCAACTTCAACATGAACAACATATCCGCCACGCTGGAGGCACTGAATGCCCTGCGATCTGGCCAATTTCCCagtgcagcagcagcggcagcggctgccATACAGCAGCATCAGGCGCAGGCCCAAGTGGCCATGCATCACCAGCACAACaccaataataacaacaacgaGGACGACGAGGATGGCATGAAGCCGCTGGCCAAGAGGCAACGCACCAGCAGCGGCAGTCTGCTGGGCAGCGAGGATCAACCCGCAAACCTGACCGCTTCAGTGCCAGCCTCCGTGGAATGCCAGGCCTTAGAGCGAtccggcagcagcaacaatggAGTAGCCATCGCGGGAACAGCAGCCAGCTCCAGTGTCAACGGCAGCAGCCAGAGCAACTTTGAGCTGCGCATGTTCATGGATATGCAGAACAAGGAGCACATGATGCGCATGAAGATCCTGGAGGTGCAGTTGCAGGCGGCCAAGCACAGTCGCGATCTGGTGGAGATCAACAAGACGCTGGCGCTGCAGAAGCTGCAGGAGCTGGCCAGCAAGCGACTGCCCAGTTAG
- the LOC119550832 gene encoding uncharacterized protein LOC119550832 isoform X4 has translation MVNKQYPATDLEAFIKIAANWQNSNHNLLEGVDLKTEMTQYMNSPSMNMYKKRERTQNWNHQEKKYLLDLCRKDMRIIENKRLDAGLTAVKNKAWKIIHQKFSNQFGTDRTCNRLKEQWRRMKACTRNEILDYNNRLARFGAEVADRKKPSPFTFEVWDFMQEAKKACKSEALDGIDYSKIPLALEEGFEYRDDYKFNADEHDMDDSRTPPQELCDVDIKEEENNETFNETYNTHHLNQSDIHGGGERLSVSPNHSISRNGIHEAESPATLSAAGALDASGAFLPGGADMSGFQANFNMNNISATLEALNALRSGQFPSAAAAAAAAIQQHQAQAQVAMHHQHNTNNNNNEDDEDGMKPLAKRQRTSSGSLLGSEDQPANLTASVPASVECQALERSGSSNNGVAIAGTAASSSVNGSSQSNFELRMFMDMQNKEHMMRMKILEVQLQAAKHSRDLVEINKTLALQKLQELASKRLPS, from the exons ATG gtCAACAAACAGTATCCGGCCACCGATCTGGAGGCTTTTATAAAGATCGCAGCCAACTGGCAAAATTCCAACCACAACTTGCTGGAGGGCGTCGACTTGAAGACGG AAATGACACAGTACATGAACAGCCCCTCGATGAACATGTATAAGAAGAGGGAACGCACCCAGAACTGGAACCACCAGGAGAAGAAATACCTGCTCGATCTGTGCCGCAAGGATATGCGCATTATCGAGAACAAAAGATTGGATGCCGGTCTTACGGCTGTGAAGAACAAGGCCTGGAAGATCATACACCAGAAGTTCTCCAATCAATTTGGCACCGATCGCACCTGCAATCGCCTCAAGGAACAATGGCGACGCATGAAAG CCTGCACTCGCAATGAGATTCTGGACTACAACAATCGCTTGGCCAGGTTCGGAGCCGAGGTGGCTGATCGCAAGAAGCCATCGCCATTCACCTTCGAGGTGTGGGATTTCATGCAGGAGGCCAAGAAGGCTTGCAAATCGGAGGCCCTGGATGGCATCGACTACTCCAAAATACCGCTGGCCTTGGAGGAGGGTTTTGAGTATCGCGATGACTACAAATTCAATGCCGATGAGCACGATATGGATGA CAGCCGCACACCGCCGCAGGAGCTGTGCGACGTGGACATCAAGGAGGAGGAGAACAACGAGACCTTCAACGAGACCTACAACACTCACCATCTCAACCAGAGCGACATCCATGGCGGTGGCGAGCGCCTGAGTGTGTCGCCCAATCACAGCATCAGTCGCAATGGGATCCATGAGGCCGAGAGTCCTGCCACACTTTCCGCAGCCGGTGCGTTGGATGCGAGCGGTGCCTTCCTGCCCGGAGGAGCCGACATGTCCGGCTTCCAGGCCAACTTCAACATGAACAACATATCCGCCACGCTGGAGGCACTGAATGCCCTGCGATCTGGCCAATTTCCCagtgcagcagcagcggcagcggctgccATACAGCAGCATCAGGCGCAGGCCCAAGTGGCCATGCATCACCAGCACAACaccaataataacaacaacgaGGACGACGAGGATGGCATGAAGCCGCTGGCCAAGAGGCAACGCACCAGCAGCGGCAGTCTGCTGGGCAGCGAGGATCAACCCGCAAACCTGACCGCTTCAGTGCCAGCCTCCGTGGAATGCCAGGCCTTAGAGCGAtccggcagcagcaacaatggAGTAGCCATCGCGGGAACAGCAGCCAGCTCCAGTGTCAACGGCAGCAGCCAGAGCAACTTTGAGCTGCGCATGTTCATGGATATGCAGAACAAGGAGCACATGATGCGCATGAAGATCCTGGAGGTGCAGTTGCAGGCGGCCAAGCACAGTCGCGATCTGGTGGAGATCAACAAGACGCTGGCGCTGCAGAAGCTGCAGGAGCTGGCCAGCAAGCGACTGCCCAGTTAG
- the LOC119550831 gene encoding immune-induced peptide 18, whose translation MKLFALCCLLILGLLACLPTPGAASPSRDSGSGSRSGNPFHPPPPKQRPFYYDAPVRRQPSNTMYA comes from the coding sequence ATGAAGCTGTTTGCCCTGTGCTGCCTACTAATTTTGGGCCTTCTGGCATGCCTGCCCACTCCCGGGGCTGCCTCGCCATCTCGTGACAGTGGATCAGGATCCAGATCCGGAAATCCCTTCCATCCACCACCTCCAAAACAACGACCATTCTACTACGATGCACCAGTTAGGAGACAACCATCCAATACAATGTACGCTTAA
- the LOC119550829 gene encoding uncharacterized protein LOC119550829 isoform X1 — protein sequence MFTMARIISSTTCTKLLYARKAPSHISMPHKKIWISLRKKNGLVFRNHSVLSTKNVIYKYPFKSHRRQYSDRLYEKGRGEELNYFLRLGREQFMKIRKNRIQEITNEIEKLEKEIQKLEKQTSHRSQKNKELLQKELQALREMLGRFHKNIEKETE from the exons ATGTTTACTATGGCGCGAATTATAAGCTCGACAACATGTACCAAACTATTATATGCACGGAAAGCACCTTCTCATATCAGTATGCCTCACAAAAAGATATGGATTAGTTTACGCAAAAAGAATGGCCTAGTTTTTAGAAACCACTCCGTTCTGAGCACGAAAAATGTCATTTACAAATATCCTTTCAA ATCCCACAGGCGGCAATATTCCGACAGACTATACGAAAAAGGCAGAGGAGAGGAACTTAACTATTTTCTTAGGCTT GGCAGAGAACAATTTATGAAAATCAGAAAGAACAGGATTCAAGAAATTACCAACGAAATCGAGAAATTGGAAAAAGAGATTCAAAAATTGGAAAAGCAAACTAGTCACCGATCACAGAAAAATAAAGAGCTTCTTCAGAAGGAATTACAGGCTCTAAGGGAAATGTTAGGGAGATTTCATAAGAACATCGAAAAAGAGACAGAATAA
- the LOC119550829 gene encoding uncharacterized protein LOC119550829 isoform X3: protein MLKVVEKIIQLLRPRICQFTQSNKNISKHLYEKARAEENIHFLKLQREQLKSLREKILSQKNEVTTRIIKVDQQIQSLEKSKTEDNSST, encoded by the exons ATGCTTAAGGTCGTAGAAAAGATAATTCAACTGTTGCGGCCCAGGATATGTCAATTCACGCAGTCCAATAA AAACATATCCAAGCATTTGTATGAGAAGGCAAGAGCGGAGGAGAATATTCATTTCCTAAAACTG CAAAGAGAGCAGCTGAAGTCCCTGCGAGAGAAGATTCTCAGCCAGAAGAACGAAGTCACGACGAGGATCATTAAAGTGGATCAACAGATACAATCGTTGGAAAAATCTAAAACAGAAGATAATTCGAGTACATAA
- the LOC119551695 gene encoding uncharacterized protein LOC119551695, protein MFRGAYKVLSFLQSRHVLVKNSLNKRRPFSDLFDKGGKGSGGIEPYHVKLLQVNKGKEAQILELTAQIESLEMQIKALEKTKSAEAQAAKGELMVVLKELKGALRKLRMNK, encoded by the exons ATGTTCCGGGGGGCATATAAGGTATTATCATTTTTACAGTCCAGGCATGTCTTGGTTAAGAACAGCTTAAA TAAAAGACGGCCTTTCAGTGATCTTTTTGATAAAGGTGGCAAAGGCAGTGGCGGAATCGAACCTTATCATGTA AAACTCTTACAAGTAAACAAAGGAAAAGAGGCACAGATCTTGGAATTAACCGCACAAATCGAGTCCCTTGAGATGCAGATTAAAGCCCTAGAAAAAACCAAGTCAGCTGAGGCACAAGCTGCGAAAGGAGAACTTATGGTAGTCCTCAAAGAGCTAAAAGGTGCCCTCCGGAAATTAAGaatgaataaataa
- the LOC119550829 gene encoding uncharacterized protein LOC119550829 isoform X2, with amino-acid sequence MFTMARIISSTTCTKLLYARKAPSHISMPHKKIWISLRKKNGLVFRNHSVLSTKNVIYKYPFKRQYSDRLYEKGRGEELNYFLRLGREQFMKIRKNRIQEITNEIEKLEKEIQKLEKQTSHRSQKNKELLQKELQALREMLGRFHKNIEKETE; translated from the exons ATGTTTACTATGGCGCGAATTATAAGCTCGACAACATGTACCAAACTATTATATGCACGGAAAGCACCTTCTCATATCAGTATGCCTCACAAAAAGATATGGATTAGTTTACGCAAAAAGAATGGCCTAGTTTTTAGAAACCACTCCGTTCTGAGCACGAAAAATGTCATTTACAAATATCCTTTCAA GCGGCAATATTCCGACAGACTATACGAAAAAGGCAGAGGAGAGGAACTTAACTATTTTCTTAGGCTT GGCAGAGAACAATTTATGAAAATCAGAAAGAACAGGATTCAAGAAATTACCAACGAAATCGAGAAATTGGAAAAAGAGATTCAAAAATTGGAAAAGCAAACTAGTCACCGATCACAGAAAAATAAAGAGCTTCTTCAGAAGGAATTACAGGCTCTAAGGGAAATGTTAGGGAGATTTCATAAGAACATCGAAAAAGAGACAGAATAA
- the LOC119550832 gene encoding uncharacterized protein LOC119550832 isoform X3, with translation MVNKQYPATDLEAFIKIAANWQNSNHNLLEGVDLKTEMTQYMNSPSMNMYKKRERTQNWNHQEKKYLLDLCRKDMRIIENKRLDAGLTAVKNKAWKIIHQKFSNQFGTDRTCNRLKEQWRRMKACTRNEILDYNNRLARFGAEVADRKKPSPFTFEVWDFMQEAKKACKSEALDGIDYSKIPLALEEGFEYRDDYKFNADEHDMDDSRTPPQELCDVDIKEEENNETFNETYNTHHLNQSDIHGGGERLSVSPNHSISRNGIHEAESPATLSAAGALDASGAFLPGGADMSGFQANFNMNNISATLEALNALRSGQFPSAAAAAAAAIQQHQAQAQVAMHHQHNTNNNNNEDDEDGMKPLAKRQRTSSGSLLGSEDQPANLTASVPASVECQALERSGSSNNGVAIAGTAASSSVNGSSQSNFELRMFMDMQNKEHMMRMKILEVQLQAAKHSRDLVEINKTLALQKLQELASKRLPS, from the exons gtCAACAAACAGTATCCGGCCACCGATCTGGAGGCTTTTATAAAGATCGCAGCCAACTGGCAAAATTCCAACCACAACTTGCTGGAGGGCGTCGACTTGAAGACGG AAATGACACAGTACATGAACAGCCCCTCGATGAACATGTATAAGAAGAGGGAACGCACCCAGAACTGGAACCACCAGGAGAAGAAATACCTGCTCGATCTGTGCCGCAAGGATATGCGCATTATCGAGAACAAAAGATTGGATGCCGGTCTTACGGCTGTGAAGAACAAGGCCTGGAAGATCATACACCAGAAGTTCTCCAATCAATTTGGCACCGATCGCACCTGCAATCGCCTCAAGGAACAATGGCGACGCATGAAAG CCTGCACTCGCAATGAGATTCTGGACTACAACAATCGCTTGGCCAGGTTCGGAGCCGAGGTGGCTGATCGCAAGAAGCCATCGCCATTCACCTTCGAGGTGTGGGATTTCATGCAGGAGGCCAAGAAGGCTTGCAAATCGGAGGCCCTGGATGGCATCGACTACTCCAAAATACCGCTGGCCTTGGAGGAGGGTTTTGAGTATCGCGATGACTACAAATTCAATGCCGATGAGCACGATATGGATGA CAGCCGCACACCGCCGCAGGAGCTGTGCGACGTGGACATCAAGGAGGAGGAGAACAACGAGACCTTCAACGAGACCTACAACACTCACCATCTCAACCAGAGCGACATCCATGGCGGTGGCGAGCGCCTGAGTGTGTCGCCCAATCACAGCATCAGTCGCAATGGGATCCATGAGGCCGAGAGTCCTGCCACACTTTCCGCAGCCGGTGCGTTGGATGCGAGCGGTGCCTTCCTGCCCGGAGGAGCCGACATGTCCGGCTTCCAGGCCAACTTCAACATGAACAACATATCCGCCACGCTGGAGGCACTGAATGCCCTGCGATCTGGCCAATTTCCCagtgcagcagcagcggcagcggctgccATACAGCAGCATCAGGCGCAGGCCCAAGTGGCCATGCATCACCAGCACAACaccaataataacaacaacgaGGACGACGAGGATGGCATGAAGCCGCTGGCCAAGAGGCAACGCACCAGCAGCGGCAGTCTGCTGGGCAGCGAGGATCAACCCGCAAACCTGACCGCTTCAGTGCCAGCCTCCGTGGAATGCCAGGCCTTAGAGCGAtccggcagcagcaacaatggAGTAGCCATCGCGGGAACAGCAGCCAGCTCCAGTGTCAACGGCAGCAGCCAGAGCAACTTTGAGCTGCGCATGTTCATGGATATGCAGAACAAGGAGCACATGATGCGCATGAAGATCCTGGAGGTGCAGTTGCAGGCGGCCAAGCACAGTCGCGATCTGGTGGAGATCAACAAGACGCTGGCGCTGCAGAAGCTGCAGGAGCTGGCCAGCAAGCGACTGCCCAGTTAG